In Methanotorris formicicus Mc-S-70, a single genomic region encodes these proteins:
- a CDS encoding DUF447 domain-containing protein gives MIHEVVITSGKKNKAPIGIYLKEKKIIIHLFEGSHTYQNLMDDDYFVANICHPIEIAEAVLTDEDDYGYLNFDGKDLSYLKNAYKIFVAKVNKRKFITKRDNFGESKLMIVEGEIVFEKELKNTIIPYNRADGLLVEMAVIYSRLNNEKIVMKNEDREAMKKDMEKYFKIIKKVGSKRHVDLAKRFMSLSLF, from the coding sequence ATGATACATGAGGTTGTCATAACATCTGGAAAAAAGAATAAGGCACCGATAGGTATCTACCTTAAAGAAAAAAAAATTATCATCCATTTGTTTGAAGGTTCTCATACGTATCAAAACCTAATGGATGATGATTATTTCGTTGCAAATATTTGCCATCCGATAGAGATTGCGGAGGCGGTTTTAACTGATGAGGATGATTATGGTTATTTAAATTTTGATGGGAAAGATTTATCTTATTTAAAAAATGCATACAAAATTTTTGTTGCTAAAGTAAACAAAAGAAAATTTATAACGAAGAGGGATAATTTTGGAGAGTCAAAACTTATGATTGTTGAAGGGGAAATTGTATTTGAAAAAGAACTAAAAAATACAATAATTCCATACAATAGGGCAGATGGGCTTTTGGTTGAGATGGCAGTTATATATTCTCGACTAAATAATGAGAAAATAGTCATGAAAAATGAGGACAGAGAGGCAATGAAAAAAGATATGGAAAAATACTTCAAAATAATAAAAAAGGTCGGTTCAAAAAGACATGTTGATTTGGCAAAAAGATTTATGTCCCTATCTTTGTTTTAA